The proteins below are encoded in one region of Anaerolineae bacterium:
- a CDS encoding AMP-binding protein, translated as MTQIRFEPIPATTLVDLLRWRAVHQPQRRAYTFLEDGETEAIHWNYAELDHHARAIGAQLRNLGAAGERVLLLYPPGLNYIAGFFGCLYAGAVAVPTYPPRRNRLDFRLEMIVKDSQAAFCLAEAAVLSGLEQRLAQLPDLAQLQWLATAQIDNTLAGQWQAPAITADTLAFLQYTSGSTGSPKGVKISHGNVLHNAAMIQHGFGDTPASRGLSWLPPYHDMGLVAIIQPLYVGAPTVLMSPVAFLQKPVRWLRAISHFEATTSGGPNFAYDLCLEKITPEQCNGLDLSSWDLAFTGAEPVRPETIEKFTQTFAPYGFRREAFYPCYGLAEATLFVTGGLRTAPPVVQYVDRTALGQNQIMPVPACAEHAHAIVGCGQGGAGQKILIVDPETLKPCRPAEIGEIWVAGPHVSRGYWNKPELSAQTLNAHLAGTGDGPFLRTGDLGFLQDGELFITGRRKDLIIIRGQNHYPQDIELTVEKSHPALQPGAGAAFSIDVQGAERLVIAQEITRHARQTLNVAEVTGAVRRAVLAEHGLDVYAVLLLKPVSIPKTTSGKIQRQACKTGFLDKILAVQGEWQQTTPPAKDVPGPETSVKATRPPSNETDIQTWLVEKIAQQRQCPAADININTPFTHYGLDSLAAITLSGELADWLERPVSPTLLYDYPTIVTLAQHLAGTTPAHHSSPVPGTDSMSGTDLIAIIGLGCRFPGANDPPAFWQLLREGVDAIGEVPPGRWQTENFANMSPDTLSIRWGGFLEQVDLFDPFFFGISPREAAQMDPQQRLLLEVSWEALENAGLAPPQLAGSQTGVFTGISSNDYARLQFGPLAQFTTYTGTGNALSIAANRLSYLLDLRGPSLIVDTACSSALLAVHLACQSLRQGESDLALAGGVNLILSPDLSRIFAQAGMLAADGRCKAFDAAADGYGRGEGCGVVVLKRLADAVADKDNILAVIKGSAVNQDGRTNGLTAPNGPSQQQVIRQALKNAQVSPHEIGYIETHGTGTPLGDPIEVNALQAVFATTQPEPTPCWIGSVKTNIGHLEAAAGIAGLCKVVLALHYGEIPPHVHLASLNPHISLKNSPLAIPTERQPWPAHKPRLAGISSFGFGGTNVHLVVQEAPAITKPDRHTVQDRPLHLLALSAKTAPALEELIRRYQTILATTPGQNIADVCFSANKGRVHFQHRLGVVAASCDELQQKLAAQMPVSTLAGGKKSRPRQTGIVFLFTGQGAQYAGMGHQLYATQPTFRNVMDRCNKILQPYLDVPLLDILYSGQANLQSTSLDDPVYAQPALFALEYALAEVWRSWGVAPAVVLGHSVGEIVAACVAGCFSLEDGLKLATERGRLRQALPQNGEMPAALEGAAGQVPVNALRMPLVSNLTGEIFPPGYILDAAYWRRQTRETAQFAAGINTLFRQGYRTFLELGPRPVLSTLGRQGREDEVAIWLASLNQEEENWRVLLESAATLYGQGVDIDWTGFDRDYPRRRISFLPTYPFQRKRYWFSSLPSNDKRAQPDIGSAKSDPQPDDLAGITDEMLERLMQQQLKTMANLMGRQLATLSDNDPE; from the coding sequence ATGACTCAAATTCGCTTTGAACCCATCCCCGCCACCACGCTGGTTGACCTGTTGCGCTGGCGAGCCGTACACCAACCTCAACGCCGGGCCTATACTTTTTTAGAGGACGGCGAAACCGAAGCAATCCATTGGAACTATGCCGAATTAGACCACCACGCCCGCGCTATTGGCGCACAATTGCGTAACTTGGGAGCCGCCGGAGAAAGGGTTTTATTGCTTTACCCGCCGGGCCTGAACTACATTGCGGGCTTTTTTGGCTGTTTGTACGCCGGGGCTGTGGCCGTACCCACCTATCCCCCCCGGCGTAACCGGCTCGACTTCCGCCTGGAGATGATTGTTAAAGATTCCCAGGCCGCTTTTTGCCTGGCCGAAGCCGCTGTTTTATCCGGTTTGGAACAGCGGCTGGCCCAATTGCCCGATCTGGCCCAACTACAATGGCTGGCCACGGCACAAATTGATAATACCCTGGCCGGTCAATGGCAAGCCCCTGCCATCACCGCCGATACGTTGGCTTTTCTGCAATATACCTCCGGTTCAACCGGCTCCCCCAAAGGGGTTAAGATCAGCCACGGCAATGTTTTGCACAATGCGGCTATGATTCAGCATGGATTTGGCGACACACCCGCCAGCCGGGGCTTATCCTGGCTGCCACCCTATCACGATATGGGCTTAGTGGCCATCATTCAGCCGTTATATGTTGGGGCACCCACGGTGCTGATGTCGCCGGTGGCCTTTTTGCAAAAACCGGTTCGCTGGCTCCGGGCAATTTCTCATTTTGAAGCCACCACCAGCGGCGGGCCAAATTTTGCCTATGATCTTTGCCTTGAAAAGATTACGCCCGAACAATGCAATGGGCTTGATCTCAGTAGTTGGGACCTTGCCTTTACGGGCGCTGAACCAGTCAGGCCAGAAACCATAGAAAAATTTACCCAAACTTTTGCCCCCTACGGATTCCGGCGGGAGGCATTTTACCCCTGCTACGGATTAGCCGAAGCCACGCTCTTTGTGACCGGCGGGCTAAGAACGGCTCCGCCCGTTGTCCAATACGTTGACCGGACTGCCCTCGGGCAAAACCAAATTATGCCTGTGCCGGCCTGTGCCGAACACGCGCACGCTATTGTCGGCTGCGGGCAAGGTGGGGCCGGTCAAAAAATATTAATTGTTGACCCGGAAACCCTGAAACCGTGCCGGCCGGCTGAAATTGGCGAAATCTGGGTCGCCGGACCCCACGTGAGCCGGGGTTATTGGAACAAGCCGGAGCTATCCGCCCAAACCCTTAACGCTCACCTGGCCGGTACGGGCGACGGCCCTTTTTTGCGAACCGGCGATTTGGGTTTTTTGCAGGATGGAGAACTATTTATTACCGGACGCCGCAAAGACCTGATCATCATTCGCGGCCAAAATCATTACCCGCAAGATATTGAACTGACCGTAGAAAAAAGCCATCCCGCGTTGCAGCCCGGAGCCGGCGCGGCCTTTTCCATTGACGTTCAAGGGGCCGAACGGCTGGTGATTGCCCAAGAAATAACCCGCCACGCCCGGCAAACCCTGAATGTGGCGGAAGTTACCGGCGCTGTACGCCGGGCCGTGTTAGCAGAGCACGGCTTGGACGTTTACGCGGTGTTGTTGCTCAAACCGGTCAGCATCCCCAAAACAACCAGCGGAAAAATCCAACGGCAAGCCTGTAAAACCGGCTTTTTAGATAAAATCCTGGCCGTCCAGGGAGAATGGCAGCAGACCACGCCCCCCGCAAAGGATGTGCCCGGCCCGGAAACATCGGTTAAAGCGACCAGACCGCCCAGCAACGAAACCGATATTCAAACCTGGCTGGTTGAAAAAATTGCCCAACAACGTCAATGCCCGGCGGCAGACATCAATATCAACACTCCGTTTACCCACTACGGGCTAGACTCGCTGGCCGCTATCACGCTATCGGGCGAACTGGCAGATTGGTTGGAACGTCCTGTATCGCCCACTCTGTTATACGATTACCCCACCATTGTCACCCTGGCCCAACACCTGGCCGGAACAACCCCGGCCCACCACAGCAGCCCGGTGCCGGGCACAGACTCCATGTCGGGCACGGACCTCATCGCCATTATTGGCCTTGGCTGCCGTTTTCCCGGCGCTAACGATCCCCCGGCGTTTTGGCAACTCTTGCGAGAGGGCGTTGATGCCATTGGCGAGGTTCCGCCGGGTCGTTGGCAAACGGAGAATTTTGCCAACATGTCGCCGGACACGTTGAGCATCCGGTGGGGCGGGTTTTTGGAACAGGTTGATTTGTTTGACCCGTTCTTTTTTGGCATTTCGCCCCGCGAAGCGGCACAGATGGACCCCCAGCAGCGGCTCCTGCTAGAAGTGAGTTGGGAGGCTTTGGAAAATGCCGGGCTTGCCCCGCCCCAACTGGCGGGCAGCCAAACCGGCGTATTTACGGGCATCAGCAGCAACGATTACGCCCGGCTGCAATTTGGCCCGTTAGCGCAGTTCACCACCTATACCGGCACCGGCAATGCGCTTAGTATTGCCGCCAACCGCCTCTCTTACCTGCTTGATTTACGCGGGCCAAGCCTGATCGTTGATACGGCTTGTTCATCGGCGCTGCTGGCCGTTCACCTGGCCTGCCAGAGTTTGCGCCAGGGCGAAAGCGATCTGGCGTTAGCGGGCGGGGTCAACCTTATTTTATCGCCCGATTTATCCCGCATTTTTGCTCAAGCCGGCATGCTGGCTGCCGATGGCCGCTGCAAGGCGTTTGACGCCGCCGCCGACGGTTACGGGCGCGGCGAGGGCTGCGGCGTGGTTGTGCTCAAACGGTTAGCCGATGCCGTGGCCGATAAAGATAATATTCTGGCCGTCATCAAAGGGTCGGCGGTCAATCAAGACGGCCGCACCAACGGCCTCACCGCCCCCAACGGCCCGTCGCAGCAGCAGGTCATCCGGCAAGCGTTAAAAAATGCGCAGGTATCGCCCCACGAAATTGGTTATATTGAAACCCACGGCACCGGCACCCCGCTGGGCGACCCCATTGAGGTTAATGCTTTGCAGGCCGTATTTGCCACAACGCAACCTGAACCTACTCCCTGCTGGATTGGCTCGGTAAAAACCAATATCGGCCATCTGGAAGCCGCCGCCGGAATCGCCGGATTGTGCAAGGTGGTTCTGGCGTTGCACTACGGCGAGATTCCGCCGCATGTGCATCTCGCCTCGCTCAACCCGCATATTTCGCTGAAAAATTCTCCCCTGGCTATTCCCACCGAACGCCAACCTTGGCCGGCCCATAAACCTCGCCTGGCCGGGATTAGTTCCTTTGGCTTTGGCGGCACCAACGTGCATCTGGTGGTGCAAGAAGCGCCGGCTATAACCAAACCGGACCGTCATACTGTTCAAGACCGACCGTTGCACCTGTTAGCTTTGTCGGCCAAAACAGCCCCTGCGCTTGAGGAATTGATCCGGCGCTATCAGACTATTTTAGCCACCACGCCGGGCCAAAACATAGCAGACGTTTGTTTTAGCGCCAACAAGGGCCGCGTCCATTTTCAGCACCGGCTGGGAGTTGTGGCCGCTTCGTGTGATGAATTGCAGCAAAAGCTGGCCGCGCAAATGCCCGTGTCAACATTGGCTGGCGGCAAAAAATCTCGACCCCGGCAAACCGGCATTGTTTTTCTATTCACGGGACAGGGAGCGCAATATGCGGGTATGGGACATCAACTCTATGCAACTCAGCCAACGTTCCGCAACGTTATGGATCGCTGTAACAAAATTTTACAGCCCTACCTGGACGTGCCTTTACTGGACATTCTTTATTCCGGCCAGGCCAACCTTCAATCTACTTCTCTTGACGACCCGGTCTACGCCCAACCGGCCTTGTTTGCCCTGGAATACGCATTGGCCGAGGTGTGGCGCTCGTGGGGCGTGGCGCCGGCAGTGGTTTTGGGACATAGTGTGGGCGAAATTGTGGCTGCGTGCGTGGCGGGCTGTTTTAGCCTGGAAGATGGCCTAAAACTGGCAACCGAACGGGGCCGCTTGAGGCAAGCTTTACCCCAAAACGGCGAAATGCCGGCCGCGCTTGAAGGGGCGGCCGGCCAAGTGCCGGTGAATGCGTTGCGGATGCCATTGGTGTCCAATCTCACCGGTGAAATCTTCCCTCCCGGCTATATTTTGGATGCGGCTTATTGGCGACGCCAAACCCGCGAAACGGCTCAATTTGCCGCCGGCATCAATACCTTGTTCCGGCAAGGCTACCGGACGTTTTTGGAACTCGGCCCCCGACCTGTTTTGTCAACCCTGGGCCGGCAGGGCCGGGAAGATGAAGTTGCCATCTGGTTGGCGTCGCTCAATCAAGAGGAGGAGAACTGGCGCGTGCTGCTGGAGAGCGCGGCCACCTTATACGGCCAGGGAGTTGATATAGATTGGACCGGGTTTGACCGGGACTATCCGCGCCGCCGGATTTCCTTTCTGCCAACTTATCCCTTTCAACGGAAACGATATTGGTTTAGCAGCCTGCCCAGTAATGACAAGCGCGCTCAGCCGGATATCGGTTCTGCTAAATCTGACCCGCAACCTGATGACCTGGCCGGTATCACCGATGAAATGCTGGAACGGCTTATGCAGCAACAACTGAAAACTATGGCGAACTTGATGGGCCGGCAATTAGCAACGTTGTCCGATAATGACCCAGAGTGA
- a CDS encoding SDR family NAD(P)-dependent oxidoreductase — protein sequence MTQAKTEPIAIIGMGCRFPGGVETPQAFWELLRQGQNTVTEIPASRWPVDDYYDPDPDAPGKMHTRHGSFLDQVDQFDPQFFNISPREAVSLDPQQRLLLEVAWEAVEHANIPPEQLRHSLTGVFIGIGGFEYALHSVSANGLEQIDAYYGTGNTLSVASGRISYTLGLTGPSLSVDTACSSSLVALHLACQSLRHRECNAALAGGINLMIAPTTTIGFSKARMMSPTGRCKTFAADADGYVRGEGCGVVVLKRLSDAVADQDHILAVIRGSAINQEGPSPGLTAPSILAQAAVIRQALANAGVEPAQVGYVETHGTGTPVGDPIEARALGAVFGPDRPPEQPLYVGSVKTNIGHLETASGMAGLIKLILALQHQEIPANLHFQQPSPHIPWADIPLQVVTQHRAWPGQGKKLAGLSGFGFSGTNVHFVLEEAPAPAEPKPDLDNRPLHLLTLSAKTETALIELADRYRNLLAAQPHLAWPEVCFATHTGRGHFRHRLGLAAASTEQAAEKLGNFAQGQHGAGVWAGFVEREESPKIASLFTGQGSQYVGMGRHLYETQPVFRQALAECAKILRDHLPQPLLSVLYPPPEEASPIDETAYTQPALFALEYALAQLWQSWGITPAVVLGHSIGEYVAACVAGLFSLEDGLKLVAARGRLMQNLPANGAMVVVFAGEAQVGAALAPYHRVVSIAAYNSPGQIVISGEKQAIEKVVNALEKDHIKTQRLTVSHAFHSPLMEPMLAEFGQILAGVTFFAPHIDIISNVTGQLAGDEAQTPDYWLRHVRQPVKFQQGLQTLQAQNCPIVIELGPKPVLLGLARQTLPDNNGVWLPSLRQGQNDWQPLLAALATLYTHGAAMDWAGFERDYFDQRPSVTLPTYPFQRQRFWIEPSTATPSPRNYAPDDKNLHPLLGRPVHSAALQPHQFQFEARIGQHAPAFLTDHRIFQTALLPATAYLEMALAAGRIALKTETLTLENVMLEQVLILPEDGLKTIQVLLTPENAKTYIFQIYSLSGNSDNPTWTRHAVGKIAQEKAPADEILVDLESRPQTHHLTEIPAATCFQQSLARGFNFGPGFQLIRRVWQGDNQALGQTQLPDKLAPEANRYLLHPALGDACFQVLEATFTGEDTSDIYLPTGLETLAVRGRPGAQLWSWGQVRPSPPETKEHELKLADLQLCNEHGLVVVEIKGLQLRKVSRDVLRQLLQQEITNWLYKVIWLKKEIETQPGPPLPQQASWLIFAHETGLGRQLAALLAQHHHRPVLVWPGETYGPAEEPDHYYLNPAQPEQFQQLLADSLAGGQPAYHGVVHLWGLTASLNKINVEALPAAQEMGTRSVLHLLQAIVRARWPQPPRLWLVTRGAQPAGPEALPLNMAHAPLWGLGRVIAFEHPELHCTRLDLDPRPDPAEAERLWAMLAQPDIEDQEDQIAFRRGIRYVARLIPYGSRVEAGELTIPVEPFRLTMSDYGLLENLTLAPTKRRPPAADEVEIRVRATGLNFRDVLNALGLLQQFAAELGFNSPEDVPFGGECAGEIVALGENVTDFNIGDEVIAALAIGSLSSHVTTNAAFVIPKPQSLSFAEAATLTTTFLTAAYGLTHLAKIKPGDRVLIHAAAGGVGQAAVQIAQQVGAEIFTTASPGKWEFLRAMGISHVLNSRALDFADDVLRLTQGQGVDIVLNSLNGEFIPKSLATLAPQGRFIEIGKIDIWTTAQMKEARPDVAYHAFDLLEVAQQNPGLIQKLLAEMSRLLQAGQLKPLPHQVFFIENAVDAFRYMAQANHIGKVVITQSKCIAENETPVRPDASYLITGGLGELGLLVAGWLAEQGAQHLILTGRRGLTSAAAQKAVDQLAAAGVDVRVMPADVSDPAAITHLLEEAATTMPPLRGIVHAAGILDDGVLLQQTWPRFEAVMAPKVAGAWNLHTLTQHLPLDFFVCFSSMAGLLGSPGQGNYAAANTFMDALMHHRRRLGLPGLSINWGPWANVGMLADLSAHNQARLTAQGITAFAPAQGKQAMDTLLRQNTPQIGILNINWSKFLAQFSAMPAIPFIETLARNVAITPSPKSLDLRQTLQATPAAERPAVLIDYLCAQLARVLGLSSAEQIEPRQRFFELGLDSLMAIELRNQFENSLGQTLPATVLFDQPTVEALAHYLAQNLELPEDSPPANTKATTVETVFPADPPESDEFGATTAGQIERLSEAEAEALLLKELEKLSF from the coding sequence ATGACCCAGGCAAAAACAGAACCCATCGCCATTATTGGGATGGGATGTCGATTCCCCGGCGGCGTGGAGACGCCCCAGGCTTTTTGGGAGCTACTCCGCCAGGGGCAGAACACCGTAACGGAGATCCCCGCCAGCCGCTGGCCCGTTGACGACTATTACGACCCCGACCCGGACGCTCCCGGCAAAATGCACACCCGGCACGGCAGTTTTTTGGATCAGGTAGATCAGTTCGATCCCCAATTTTTCAACATCTCGCCGCGAGAAGCCGTCAGCCTTGACCCGCAGCAGCGGCTGCTGCTGGAGGTGGCCTGGGAGGCGGTTGAGCACGCCAATATTCCGCCGGAACAGTTGCGCCACAGTTTAACCGGGGTTTTTATCGGCATCGGCGGTTTTGAATATGCGCTCCATTCGGTTAGCGCCAACGGCCTGGAGCAAATTGATGCCTACTACGGCACCGGCAATACCTTGAGCGTGGCCTCCGGTCGAATTTCGTACACGTTGGGATTGACCGGGCCGAGTCTGTCGGTAGATACGGCGTGTTCTTCATCGCTGGTGGCGCTGCACCTGGCCTGCCAAAGTTTGCGGCACCGGGAATGTAATGCGGCCCTGGCCGGCGGCATCAATTTGATGATCGCGCCCACCACCACCATTGGTTTTTCCAAAGCTCGCATGATGTCCCCCACGGGCCGCTGCAAAACCTTTGCCGCCGACGCCGACGGTTACGTGCGGGGCGAAGGCTGCGGCGTGGTTGTGCTAAAACGCCTGTCCGACGCCGTGGCCGACCAAGACCATATTCTGGCCGTGATTCGTGGCTCGGCCATAAATCAAGAAGGCCCCAGCCCCGGCCTGACCGCGCCCAGTATTTTGGCTCAGGCAGCCGTAATCCGGCAGGCGCTGGCGAATGCCGGGGTGGAACCGGCGCAGGTGGGTTATGTGGAAACGCACGGCACGGGCACGCCCGTCGGCGATCCCATTGAGGCCCGCGCATTGGGCGCAGTTTTTGGGCCGGATCGCCCCCCGGAGCAGCCGCTGTACGTGGGTTCGGTGAAGACCAATATTGGGCATTTGGAAACGGCGTCGGGCATGGCCGGTTTAATCAAGTTAATTTTGGCCTTGCAGCATCAGGAAATTCCGGCCAATCTTCACTTTCAACAACCCAGTCCCCACATTCCCTGGGCCGACATTCCTCTGCAAGTGGTCACCCAACATCGCGCCTGGCCGGGCCAGGGGAAAAAATTGGCCGGATTGAGCGGCTTTGGCTTTAGCGGGACCAATGTTCATTTTGTCTTGGAAGAAGCGCCGGCCCCGGCTGAACCCAAGCCGGATTTGGATAACCGGCCGCTTCACTTACTGACATTATCGGCCAAAACAGAAACGGCCCTCATTGAACTGGCAGACCGCTACCGGAATCTACTGGCGGCGCAACCCCATTTGGCTTGGCCGGAGGTTTGTTTTGCCACCCACACCGGGCGGGGCCATTTTCGCCACCGGCTGGGCCTGGCGGCGGCGTCAACCGAACAGGCCGCGGAAAAACTGGGCAACTTTGCTCAAGGACAACACGGCGCCGGGGTGTGGGCGGGATTTGTTGAACGCGAAGAGTCGCCCAAAATCGCGTCCCTGTTCACCGGCCAGGGATCGCAATACGTGGGCATGGGCCGCCACTTGTACGAAACCCAACCGGTGTTCCGGCAGGCGCTGGCTGAATGCGCTAAAATTTTACGGGATCATTTGCCCCAACCGCTACTCTCGGTGCTTTATCCGCCCCCGGAAGAGGCTTCGCCCATTGATGAAACCGCTTACACCCAACCCGCTCTCTTTGCCCTGGAATATGCCCTGGCCCAATTGTGGCAATCGTGGGGAATCACACCTGCTGTTGTGCTGGGGCACAGTATTGGCGAATATGTAGCTGCTTGCGTGGCGGGCCTTTTTTCGCTGGAAGATGGGCTAAAGCTGGTGGCGGCACGCGGCCGTTTGATGCAAAACTTGCCCGCAAACGGGGCGATGGTGGTTGTATTTGCCGGTGAAGCCCAGGTCGGCGCTGCCCTGGCCCCATACCACCGGGTTGTCTCAATTGCCGCCTACAACAGTCCCGGCCAAATTGTCATCTCCGGCGAAAAACAAGCTATTGAAAAAGTGGTTAATGCGCTGGAAAAGGACCATATTAAAACGCAACGTCTGACTGTTTCCCACGCCTTTCATTCGCCGTTGATGGAACCCATGCTGGCCGAATTTGGGCAAATTTTGGCCGGAGTTACATTTTTTGCGCCCCACATTGACATCATATCCAACGTCACCGGCCAACTTGCCGGCGATGAGGCGCAAACGCCCGACTATTGGCTGCGCCACGTGCGCCAACCGGTCAAGTTTCAGCAGGGTCTGCAAACCCTGCAAGCGCAAAACTGCCCTATAGTTATCGAACTTGGCCCCAAGCCGGTTTTGCTGGGTTTGGCGCGCCAAACACTACCCGACAACAACGGGGTCTGGCTGCCCAGTTTGCGCCAGGGGCAAAACGACTGGCAACCGTTGTTGGCCGCTTTGGCCACATTGTATACTCATGGTGCCGCCATGGATTGGGCCGGTTTTGAGCGAGATTATTTTGATCAGCGTCCGTCTGTAACCCTGCCCACCTACCCCTTTCAACGACAACGATTTTGGATTGAGCCAAGCACGGCTACGCCGTCTCCCCGTAACTATGCGCCCGATGATAAAAATTTGCATCCCTTGTTGGGCCGGCCGGTTCACTCGGCGGCCTTACAACCTCATCAGTTTCAATTTGAGGCCCGCATCGGCCAGCACGCCCCCGCTTTTTTAACCGACCATCGCATTTTTCAAACCGCGCTTCTCCCGGCCACCGCTTATCTGGAAATGGCGTTGGCGGCAGGACGTATTGCCCTTAAAACCGAGACCCTGACCCTTGAAAACGTTATGCTTGAGCAGGTCTTGATTCTGCCGGAAGACGGTTTAAAAACGATACAGGTTCTGTTGACGCCGGAAAACGCCAAAACTTATATCTTTCAAATTTATAGCCTGTCCGGCAACAGCGATAACCCAACCTGGACCCGGCATGCCGTCGGCAAAATTGCGCAAGAAAAGGCTCCTGCCGATGAAATTTTGGTCGATTTGGAAAGCCGGCCGCAAACCCACCACCTTACCGAAATTCCCGCCGCAACCTGCTTTCAACAATCTCTGGCGCGGGGGTTCAATTTTGGGCCGGGGTTTCAATTAATCCGGCGGGTATGGCAGGGCGATAACCAAGCCCTGGGGCAAACTCAATTGCCCGACAAGCTGGCGCCGGAGGCCAACCGTTACCTGCTCCATCCGGCTTTGGGTGACGCCTGTTTCCAGGTATTGGAGGCCACCTTCACCGGTGAAGATACCTCGGACATCTATTTGCCCACCGGCCTGGAAACGCTGGCCGTGCGGGGCCGTCCGGGCGCCCAGTTGTGGAGTTGGGGGCAAGTGCGCCCCAGTCCACCTGAAACAAAAGAGCACGAGCTGAAGCTGGCCGACCTGCAATTATGCAACGAGCACGGTTTGGTGGTGGTCGAAATAAAAGGATTACAACTGAGAAAGGTCAGCCGGGATGTTTTACGCCAGTTGCTGCAACAAGAGATAACTAACTGGCTATACAAGGTAATTTGGCTCAAAAAAGAGATTGAGACACAGCCTGGCCCGCCCCTACCGCAACAGGCAAGCTGGCTCATTTTTGCCCATGAAACAGGGCTGGGGCGGCAACTGGCCGCGCTGTTGGCCCAACATCATCACCGCCCTGTTCTGGTTTGGCCCGGCGAAACGTATGGCCCGGCTGAAGAACCCGATCATTACTATCTCAACCCGGCCCAACCGGAACAGTTTCAACAATTACTGGCCGACTCGTTGGCCGGCGGGCAGCCCGCTTACCACGGGGTTGTGCATCTGTGGGGGCTTACGGCCTCCCTTAACAAAATTAACGTTGAGGCGCTGCCGGCGGCCCAAGAAATGGGAACTCGCTCTGTGCTGCATCTATTGCAAGCTATAGTTCGGGCCAGATGGCCCCAGCCGCCGCGTCTCTGGCTGGTAACGCGCGGCGCGCAGCCTGCCGGCCCGGAAGCCCTGCCGCTGAATATGGCTCACGCACCGCTGTGGGGCCTGGGGCGCGTGATTGCCTTTGAGCATCCCGAACTTCACTGCACGCGGCTCGACCTGGACCCGCGCCCGGACCCGGCAGAAGCGGAACGGCTGTGGGCGATGTTGGCGCAGCCTGATATTGAAGACCAAGAAGACCAGATCGCCTTTCGCCGGGGCATACGTTACGTGGCCCGGCTGATACCATACGGCAGCCGAGTAGAGGCCGGCGAGTTGACGATTCCGGTTGAGCCTTTCCGACTGACCATGTCTGACTATGGATTACTGGAAAATTTGACGTTGGCGCCGACCAAACGCAGGCCGCCCGCCGCCGATGAGGTGGAAATTCGGGTACGGGCCACGGGGCTTAATTTCAGGGATGTGCTCAACGCCCTGGGCTTGCTGCAACAATTTGCCGCCGAGTTGGGCTTCAACTCGCCTGAAGACGTGCCGTTTGGCGGCGAGTGCGCCGGGGAGATTGTGGCCCTGGGGGAAAATGTTACAGATTTTAACATTGGCGACGAGGTGATAGCGGCGCTGGCGATCGGCAGTTTGAGCAGTCACGTAACGACCAACGCCGCCTTTGTAATACCCAAACCCCAATCGCTGAGTTTTGCCGAAGCCGCCACGCTCACCACCACGTTTCTGACCGCCGCGTATGGGTTGACCCACCTGGCCAAGATTAAACCCGGCGACCGGGTATTGATTCACGCGGCAGCCGGGGGGGTGGGACAGGCAGCGGTGCAAATTGCCCAACAAGTCGGCGCCGAAATATTTACCACGGCCAGTCCGGGGAAATGGGAATTCCTCCGGGCGATGGGCATCTCCCACGTGCTGAATTCCCGCGCCTTAGATTTTGCCGATGACGTGCTGCGGCTCACCCAGGGCCAGGGCGTTGACATTGTTCTCAACAGCCTCAACGGCGAATTTATCCCCAAGAGTCTGGCCACCCTGGCCCCGCAGGGCCGATTTATTGAGATTGGCAAAATTGACATTTGGACAACGGCTCAAATGAAAGAAGCCCGGCCGGATGTGGCCTATCACGCCTTTGATCTGCTGGAGGTGGCCCAACAGAACCCCGGCCTTATCCAAAAACTCCTGGCCGAAATGAGCCGGCTGTTGCAGGCCGGGCAGCTCAAACCACTGCCGCATCAGGTGTTTTTTATAGAAAATGCCGTTGATGCGTTTCGATATATGGCCCAGGCCAACCATATTGGCAAAGTGGTGATTACCCAGAGCAAATGCATTGCTGAAAACGAAACGCCGGTTCGGCCCGACGCCAGTTACCTGATCACCGGCGGTCTGGGCGAATTGGGGCTGCTGGTGGCCGGCTGGCTGGCCGAACAGGGCGCGCAGCACTTGATTTTGACCGGCCGCCGCGGCCTTACGTCGGCGGCGGCGCAGAAGGCAGTGGATCAATTGGCGGCGGCGGGGGTGGATGTCCGGGTTATGCCGGCGGATGTGTCGGACCCGGCAGCGATAACCCACCTGTTAGAAGAGGCGGCCACAACAATGCCCCCCTTACGAGGCATTGTGCATGCCGCCGGGATTTTAGACGACGGTGTGCTCCTGCAACAAACCTGGCCGCGTTTTGAGGCAGTCATGGCCCCCAAGGTGGCCGGCGCCTGGAACCTGCACACGCTGACCCAACACCTGCCGCTTGACTTTTTTGTTTGTTTTTCTTCAATGGCCGGATTGCTCGGTTCGCCCGGCCAGGGGAACTACGCGGCGGCCAATACGTTTATGGACGCGCTGATGCACCATCGCCGGCGGTTAGGTTTGCCGGGCTTGAGTATCAACTGGGGGCCGTGGGCTAACGTGGGTATGCTGGCCGATCTAAGCGCCCATAATCAAGCCCGCCTGACCGCGCAGGGCATCACGGCATTTGCCCCCGCTCAGGGCAAACAAGCGATGGACACGCTGCTGCGGCAAAATACGCCTCAAATTGGGATATTGAACATCAACTGGTCAAAATTCCTGGCCCAGTTTTCAGCAATGCCGGCGATTCCCTTTATTGAAACCCTGGCCCGCAATGTGGCCATAACCCCCTCACCAAAATCATTGGATTTACGGCAAACGCTTCAGGCAACCCCTGCCGCAGAACGTCCAGCCGTGCTAATTGACTATTTGTGCGCGCAACTGGCCCGGGTGTTGGGCTTGAGTTCAGCCGAACAAATTGAGCCTCGACAACGCTTTTTTGAACTGGGGCTGGATTCGTTGATGGCCATTGAACTAAGAAATCAGTTTGAAAATAGTTTAGGACAAACATTACCGGCCACGGTATTGTTTGACCAGCCCACGGTTGAAGCCCTGGCTCATTATCTGGCTCAAAATCTAGAACTGCCGGAAGACAGCCCGCCAGCCAATACAAAAGCAACCACCGTTGAGACGGTATTTCCTGCCGATCCACCGGAAAGTGATGAGTTTGGCGCTACAACCGCCGGCCAAATAGAGCGGCTTTCAGAAGCCGAGGCAGAAGCATTATTGTTGAAAGAATTGGAAAAACTCAGTTTCTAA